A single Dehalococcoidia bacterium DNA region contains:
- a CDS encoding nitroreductase family protein, with protein sequence MELMDAVKGRRSIRKYKADPVSDKDLETILEAARWAPSWANTQCVRWILVKDRETKRKLAETLSSINPAAEAMLTVPVVLAFCAETGRAGIKKRKTHC encoded by the coding sequence ATGGAATTGATGGATGCGGTAAAAGGACGGCGGAGCATTCGCAAATACAAAGCCGATCCCGTCAGCGATAAAGACCTTGAGACGATATTAGAGGCGGCGCGATGGGCGCCGTCCTGGGCCAACACGCAGTGCGTGCGATGGATACTGGTCAAGGATCGTGAGACCAAGCGGAAGCTGGCGGAGACGTTGTCATCTATAAACCCCGCCGCCGAGGCCATGCTCACCGTCCCCGTGGTGCTGGCGTTCTGCGCCGAGACGGGACGGGCTGGCATCAAGAAACGTAAGACACATTGTTAG